Part of the Flagellimonas eckloniae genome, ACAAAACCGCTCTAAGTATATTACGGTTGCAATTGAAGATGTTTTCCAGTTGCATAACACGAGTGCCGTGATACGTAGTTGTGATGCATTTGGAGTTCAGGAGGTGCATGTTGTTGAGGGCAGGTTTGGAGAGCGCCTCGATAAGAATATTGCCATGGGAGCTGAGCAGTGGGTGGATGTAAACAGATATCAAACCACATCTGAATGTATATCTACACTACGGCAAAGAGGGTATCAAATTATTGCGACGACCCCACACAATGATTCGTGTTTGCTTTCTAATTTTAAATTGAAAACAAAAACAGCCTTGTTTTTTGGTACGGAGAAAGAAGGGTTGAGTGATGAGGTAATGGCAAATGCGGATGGGTTTTTAAAAATACCCATGGTGGGTTTTTCGGAGAGTTTGAACATTTCTGTCTCGGCGGCTATCATTATACAGGAGTTGATGGAAAAACTCAGAAAAACTGATATTGAGTGGCAACTTTCGGATATTGAAATACTGGAAAAGCAATTGGATTGGACCAAAAAATCCATTAAAAACGTGGAAGGGATCATCGGGCGTTACCTGGAAAAATGACTTTTTTGTATTTTTAGCAATAACCAATTTTTAAAACTAAAAAAATGACAACTGTACTTTACATTTTAGGAGGGATTGTTTTGTTGATTCTGTTTTTGGCGGTTATAGCGCCAAAATCGTACAATGTTTCAAGATCTATTGAAATAGCCAAACCTAAGGCCGAAGTGTTTGAGAACCTTAAGTTTTTGAAAAATCAAGATGCTTGGTCACCTTGGAACAAGAAAGACCCCAACATGGAAAAAAAGTTTACTGGAACCGATGGGGAAGTTGGAGCTACAAGTTACTGGAACGGGAATAAGGATGTTGGCGAAGGTGAGCAGGAAATTACCAAGATTGTGGATGGCGAACGTGTTGAATCTGAACTTCGCTTTTTAAAACCTTGGAAATCCACTTCAGATGCCTACCTGACCACTGAGGAGGTTGATTCGGACACTACCAAAGTTACTTGGGGCTTTTCAGGAAAGAATAAATTCCCAACAAGTATTTTTATGTTATTCATGAATATGGACAAAGCTGTTGGGGGAGATTTTGAGGAAGGATTGGCCAGTCTAAAAGAAACATTGGAAAAATAGGTATGGAACAAAATATGGTTGGATGGTTTGAGATTCCTGTTTCGGATATGGAACGGGCCAAGACGTTTTATGAAAAAGTTTTTCAAATCAAGATTCAAGTTCAGGATTTAGGAGGTACGCAAATGGGATGGTTTCCTTGGGCAGAAGGAAAAAACGGGGCCGCCGGGTCACTGATTTTACAACCCGATTGGTACAAGCCTAGCGCAACGGATGGCGTACTGGTGTATTTTGCAAGCACGGATGTCCAGATTGAACTGGATTTAATTGAAGCCGCTGGAGGAAAAATTTTAAAACCAAAAACCCAGATAAGCCCAGATGTGGGTTATATGGGATTGTTTTTGGATACCGAAGGGAATCGTATTGCACTTCA contains:
- a CDS encoding TrmH family RNA methyltransferase; this translates as MFDDDLLTYLEGFLTEDRKQRFLEVLQNRSKYITVAIEDVFQLHNTSAVIRSCDAFGVQEVHVVEGRFGERLDKNIAMGAEQWVDVNRYQTTSECISTLRQRGYQIIATTPHNDSCLLSNFKLKTKTALFFGTEKEGLSDEVMANADGFLKIPMVGFSESLNISVSAAIIIQELMEKLRKTDIEWQLSDIEILEKQLDWTKKSIKNVEGIIGRYLEK
- a CDS encoding SRPBCC family protein, translating into MTTVLYILGGIVLLILFLAVIAPKSYNVSRSIEIAKPKAEVFENLKFLKNQDAWSPWNKKDPNMEKKFTGTDGEVGATSYWNGNKDVGEGEQEITKIVDGERVESELRFLKPWKSTSDAYLTTEEVDSDTTKVTWGFSGKNKFPTSIFMLFMNMDKAVGGDFEEGLASLKETLEK
- a CDS encoding VOC family protein, whose protein sequence is MEQNMVGWFEIPVSDMERAKTFYEKVFQIKIQVQDLGGTQMGWFPWAEGKNGAAGSLILQPDWYKPSATDGVLVYFASTDVQIELDLIEAAGGKILKPKTQISPDVGYMGLFLDTEGNRIALHSRK